The window GTCACAAAATTAGCCTTGACAAAGTTTTACCCGCTTGTTAGATTTGTCTTACTTTTTAAGATTAGACTAACAATCTCAATCTGAATTGATTTATGAGGAAAGAATGCTAGACATCAAAGGAATTGAATGGTTGCACAAAATCGGGTGCTACCATACGACACTCGCAGGAGATCCAATTCTCGTTCTTGAATTTTGCCGGAAGGGGCGCATTACCTGGGCCGGCGGAGCACTTCCCTGCAACCAGCTGAATGCGGGAGAAATGCTGGTTTATGACGCCTGGACTTCGGGTGCGCTAACGCGCTCTGCCGATTACTGCGGCGACCGTATTTTATTCTACGATGAATCGGAAAAGTACATCCAGGATCATTTCGCAGGTTTTGCGCTTGACATCAGGACTCTTGCACAAAAAATGTGCCGTCCGGGCCGACCGTTTATCGTGCACACCAAGGAAGAGGTGGCACACGCCTTCGAGAAGGTCGAAAACAAGTCCAAATCGGCGATGGTCGAATACGGAAAACTCGCTATTTTGGAACTTTTGCTGACCCTGAAGAATCTTGACCAGCAGCGCGAATACGTGTGCCGCGAATGCAATCTGTCTTCACTCCAAATAGAAAAGATTTACTGCATCCGTTCGTTTATCTGCGAGAACATGGATAGTCATTTTACCATTGAGGAACTTTCCGACAAGTTTGACATGCCGCCCACCGCAATGAAGCTCTGCTTCAAGAACGTGTTCGGTTTGCCGGTATTCACTTACGCTCGCCGCGAGCGCATGAAACTGGCCGCCAAGCAACTTCGCGAGTGCGACCGCGGGATTCTCGAGATTGCAGGTGAAGTCGGTTACAATAACGGGAGCAAGTTCGCCCACGCCTTCCAGGATGTGATGGGCATGACCCCGAAGGAATACAGGAAAAAATACAGGATGACAAACGTCGCATAATTATGAAAAAGACATTCTCTAAACTCTACGCATACATGGGCTCGCGAAGACCGCTGTTCCCGCTAGCATTGATTCTCTCGGCATTGAGCGCCATCGCAGGGCTCGTGCCGTTTTTACTGATGTGGCTGATTGTCCGCGAGGTTATCTCTGGCGGCAACATGACTAACATCAAAATTTTCGACTATTCCATCGGAGCGGTTCTCGCCTCGGTCGCAAGCGTTCTGCTCTACTTCGCAGCCCTCGCCTGCTCGCACATGGTTGCATTCAGGCTCGAAGGCGACCTGCGTCGGTTTGCCATGAAAAAACTGATGAGCGCCCCTCTCGGATTTTTCGACAAGAACCCGACCGGCAAACTCCGCAAGATTATTGACGACAACGCCGCGATTACGCACACCTTCATTGCGCACCAGATGCCAGACATTTCGAGCACCATCTTGATTCCCGTCGTGGCGCTCGTGATGATGTTCAGCTTTGACTGGCGACTTGGCCTCGCCTCTTTGGTGCCTATCGCATACGCCATGTTCATTTTAGGCACCCTTGGCCGCAGGGGAACCAAGTTCATGGAACGCTACATGCAGGCCCTCGAAGAAATGAACTCCGAAGCGGTGGAATACGTGCGCGGGATACCCGTAGTCAAGGTTTTCCAGCAGACCATTTTTTCGTTCAAGAGTTTCTACAACAGCATCGCGACCTACCACAAGATGGTGACTGCCTATTCCGACAACTGGAAGGTTCCTTATTGCATCTACACGATTCTCGTGAACGGATTCGTGCTGTTCCTGGTGCCGACTGCAGCGCTCATCATCGGTAACGACGGCGATGTAAAACTCACCATCGTAAACATGATGATTTACGTGCTGGTGACGCCGCTATTCTCGCAGTGCGTGATGCGCAGCATGTACCTGAGCAACGCTACAAACCAGGCGGGCATTGCCATTGACCGCATCAACGATATTGCCCGTACCAAAGATTTGGTGGTTTGCGAGAATCCGGTACCGATGGAAAAGTTCGATGTGGAATTCCGGAACGTGAACTTCACCTACCCCGATACCGACAAGCAGGTATTGAGCGACATTTCGCTCTCGGTACCGGCGGGCCACACGGTAGCACTTGTCGGGCCTTCGGGTGGTGGCAAGAGTACGATCGCAAAACTCCTGCCGCGCTTCTTCGATGTCGATAGCGGCGAAATTACTATTGGCGGTGTTCCGGTCAAGCAGATTGACCCGAAGGAACTGATGAAGAACGTTTCGTTCGTGTTCCAGAATACGCGCCTTTTCAAGATGAGCATTTTGGATAACGTTCGCTACGGCATGCCCGACGCGACTCTCGAGCAGGTAAACAAGGCTCTTGACCTTGCGCAGTGCCGCGAAATCATCGACAAGTTGCCGGGCGGCATCGATACCGTTAT is drawn from Fibrobacter sp. UWP2 and contains these coding sequences:
- a CDS encoding ABC transporter ATP-binding protein; translated protein: MKKTFSKLYAYMGSRRPLFPLALILSALSAIAGLVPFLLMWLIVREVISGGNMTNIKIFDYSIGAVLASVASVLLYFAALACSHMVAFRLEGDLRRFAMKKLMSAPLGFFDKNPTGKLRKIIDDNAAITHTFIAHQMPDISSTILIPVVALVMMFSFDWRLGLASLVPIAYAMFILGTLGRRGTKFMERYMQALEEMNSEAVEYVRGIPVVKVFQQTIFSFKSFYNSIATYHKMVTAYSDNWKVPYCIYTILVNGFVLFLVPTAALIIGNDGDVKLTIVNMMIYVLVTPLFSQCVMRSMYLSNATNQAGIAIDRINDIARTKDLVVCENPVPMEKFDVEFRNVNFTYPDTDKQVLSDISLSVPAGHTVALVGPSGGGKSTIAKLLPRFFDVDSGEITIGGVPVKQIDPKELMKNVSFVFQNTRLFKMSILDNVRYGMPDATLEQVNKALDLAQCREIIDKLPGGIDTVIGSKGTYLSGGEQQRVVLARAILKNAPIVVLDEATAFADPENERLIQEALHKLAAGKTVLMIAHRLTSVVNADQIIVVEDGEIAERGTHSELLEKNGIYAKMWAEYQQSVTWTLDNSKDNEGGENV
- a CDS encoding AraC family transcriptional regulator; protein product: MLDIKGIEWLHKIGCYHTTLAGDPILVLEFCRKGRITWAGGALPCNQLNAGEMLVYDAWTSGALTRSADYCGDRILFYDESEKYIQDHFAGFALDIRTLAQKMCRPGRPFIVHTKEEVAHAFEKVENKSKSAMVEYGKLAILELLLTLKNLDQQREYVCRECNLSSLQIEKIYCIRSFICENMDSHFTIEELSDKFDMPPTAMKLCFKNVFGLPVFTYARRERMKLAAKQLRECDRGILEIAGEVGYNNGSKFAHAFQDVMGMTPKEYRKKYRMTNVA